In a single window of the Bacillus clarus genome:
- a CDS encoding response regulator transcription factor produces MPIILVLEDEIPIRSFIVLNLKHAGFHVLEATTGEEALEILREHTVDVALLDVMLPGIDGFQVCKTIREDNKKIGIIMLTARVQDEDKVQGLGMGADDYIVKPFSPVELTARIQSLLRRIEVHEEKTNILTSGPFSLNIAQESLYREGQLVDLTPTEYMILHYLMNNASIPVSRDKILNEIWGVNYVGETKVVDVNMRRLRQKVEQKPSEPQFILTVWGKGYVWKEAVR; encoded by the coding sequence ATGCCAATAATTTTAGTATTAGAAGATGAAATCCCAATTCGTAGCTTTATTGTTTTAAATCTGAAACATGCTGGGTTTCATGTATTAGAAGCTACTACTGGAGAAGAAGCACTGGAGATTTTACGCGAACATACTGTTGATGTCGCGTTACTTGACGTAATGTTACCAGGGATTGATGGGTTTCAAGTATGTAAAACGATTCGGGAAGATAATAAAAAAATCGGTATTATTATGTTAACCGCACGTGTACAAGATGAGGATAAGGTGCAAGGACTTGGAATGGGAGCAGATGATTATATTGTGAAACCATTTAGTCCAGTAGAGTTAACTGCCCGTATACAATCTTTATTAAGAAGAATAGAAGTACATGAAGAAAAAACGAATATACTGACATCTGGGCCATTTTCATTAAATATCGCACAAGAAAGTTTATATAGAGAAGGACAACTAGTTGATTTAACCCCTACAGAGTATATGATATTACACTATTTAATGAATAATGCCTCGATACCCGTTTCACGTGATAAAATTTTAAATGAGATATGGGGAGTTAATTATGTAGGTGAAACGAAAGTAGTAGATGTAAATATGAGGCGCTTACGTCAAAAGGTAGAACAGAAGCCATCTGAACCTCAATTTATCTTAACAGTGTGGGGGAAAGGATATGTCTGGAAGGAAGCTGTAAGATGA
- a CDS encoding sensor histidine kinase — protein MRRKVTLYFMTVITLMLVLFEVVFSVSIYRYYYNGIVQYIESHAKTSTRFFSEYNSLYFIRLKEYSGDIIGSFQLEGTELQLIDRHGTIIQSSSGQKVEGKVNIPYSLLEGDMHHRVIITKDKQEQLEVLSPLIHQGQTIGVLKYTTILTHVNAKIIEIIMFTISVGIVISGIVFLISRRLANSFVKPIESIIHASSQIAEGTLHYKIKEDYPGELGELAYSLNHMSHKIETAEQLKNEFIASISHEIRTPLTGIKGWSETLKTVEHLTEEEVKQGMGIISSETDRLIHLVEELLDFSRVESNHFNLYKQKVQLYDILKETIWQLTPKAEKKQIKLIANIEQIELIGDQDRLKQIFLNIVDNAIKYSYAQSEVYIDVTQVEEQAIIKVTDQGIGIAKEHLPFVNQSFYQINNYAAGAGIGLAIVKKMVELHGGTLSIMSKKGLGTTILIKLPL, from the coding sequence ATGAGGCGGAAAGTGACTCTATACTTTATGACGGTCATTACACTTATGCTTGTATTATTTGAAGTAGTATTTTCGGTTTCAATTTATCGATATTATTACAATGGGATTGTGCAATATATAGAATCTCATGCGAAGACGAGTACACGTTTTTTTTCTGAGTACAATTCACTATATTTTATTCGTTTGAAAGAATATAGTGGTGACATAATTGGGAGTTTTCAATTGGAAGGAACAGAATTACAATTGATTGATCGACACGGAACGATTATACAGTCTTCAAGTGGGCAAAAGGTAGAAGGAAAGGTGAATATTCCATATTCCCTATTAGAAGGGGACATGCATCACAGAGTTATTATTACGAAAGACAAGCAAGAACAATTAGAAGTATTAAGTCCACTCATACATCAAGGGCAAACTATCGGTGTTTTAAAATATACGACTATTTTAACGCATGTAAATGCAAAAATTATTGAAATTATTATGTTTACTATTTCTGTTGGAATTGTCATTTCAGGCATCGTGTTTTTAATTAGTAGACGACTAGCAAATTCATTTGTAAAACCTATTGAATCTATTATCCATGCCTCTTCACAAATTGCAGAAGGGACATTACATTATAAAATTAAAGAAGACTATCCTGGAGAATTAGGAGAGTTAGCATATAGTTTAAACCATATGTCGCATAAAATAGAAACGGCTGAGCAATTGAAAAATGAATTTATTGCGTCTATTTCGCATGAAATACGCACGCCATTAACTGGAATTAAAGGCTGGAGTGAAACGCTAAAGACAGTAGAGCACTTAACAGAAGAAGAAGTTAAGCAAGGAATGGGGATTATTTCAAGTGAAACAGATCGATTAATTCATTTAGTAGAAGAATTGTTAGATTTTTCAAGAGTAGAGTCGAATCATTTTAATCTGTATAAGCAAAAGGTGCAACTATACGATATACTAAAGGAAACGATTTGGCAATTAACTCCAAAGGCTGAAAAAAAACAAATCAAACTTATTGCAAATATAGAACAAATTGAGTTAATTGGTGATCAAGATAGATTAAAACAAATTTTCTTAAACATTGTTGATAATGCAATTAAGTATTCGTATGCACAAAGTGAAGTGTATATTGATGTAACACAAGTAGAGGAACAAGCAATTATTAAAGTGACAGATCAAGGGATTGGAATTGCCAAAGAACATTTACCATTTGTAAATCAGTCCTTCTATCAAATTAATAATTATGCTGCTGGTGCAGGAATTGGCTTGGCGATCGTAAAAAAAATGGTGGAGCTGCATGGAGGCACACTGAGTATTATGAGTAAGAAAGGATTAGGCACAACAATTTTGATAAAACTCCCACTATAA